The DNA sequence AAGTTACTGCCAATATACTTTATGGGAACATTGAAATTTTAGGTGGAACGCCTGTCGGGGAACTGGTCGTTGTTTTATCTGGTGAAAAGGAAAATCTAGCAGCAGCTAAAACAGCTATTCGTGAAGCTGGTGTTCAATTGACAGTATTGAAGGGAGAAGCATAGATGGAAAATTTTATTCAAACATACTTGCCGAATGTTTATCGAATGGGTTGGAGCGGTCAAGCTGGCTGGGGAACGGCTATTTACTTGACATTGTATATGACAGTCATTTCTTTTATTATTGGCGGATTGTTAGGCTTAATTGCAGGGCTTTTTCTTGTTTTGACTGCTCCAGGTGGTGTCTTGGAAAATAAAATAGTTTTTTGGATTTTAGACAAAATCACGTCTATCTTCCGCGCCATCCCATTTATTCTTTTGTTAGCTGTGCTTTCACCTTTTTCGCACTTGATTGTGGGGACTAGTATTGGACCGAACGCAGCCATTGTACCTCTTTCTTTTGCAGTATTTGCTTTCTTTGCTCGCCAAGTTCAAGTTGTACTCGCTGAGTTAGACGGCGGTGTTATCGAAGCTGCTCAGGCAAGCGGAGCGACTTTCGGTGACCTAGTTGGTGCCTATCTGCGTGAAGGTTTGCCAGATTTGATTCGTGTGACAACAGTCACTCTTATTTCTCTCGTTGGCGAGACTGCAATGGCTGGTGCTGTCGGTGCTGGAGGAATCGGGAATGTTGCGATTGCTTATGGCTTCAATCGCTATAATAACGATGTAACTATTTTAGCAACGGTTATTATCATTGTACTTATCTTTGCTATTCAGTTTGCTGGTGATTTTTTGACTAGAAAATTAAGCCATAAATAAGATAGCTGAGATGATTGTTAGAGATAAACAATAAATATATAGAAAAATGATATAAAAGTTCTATGATAATAGGTCATAGAATTTTTAGTTTATACATATTTTATCTTTCGTATGACTAGCGCAAGTATTTAGCAGTTTACAGGAGATAAGAAAGAGGAGGAAGGAAAAATTGAAAGAAAAAGGTTAAGAAAATAAAAAAAGATGAAAAAAGGTATTGACAAGAAGAGGAGGAGGTGATATACTAAGATAGTTGTCGCTTGAGGGGCGACAAAGACCTTTGAAAACTGAACAAGACGAACCAATGTGCAGGCGACTGTTTAAGAAGACAGTCCGTCAAACATTAAGAAGAAACAATAAATCTGTCAGTGACAGAAATGAGTGAGAGCTCAAACTTTATATGAGAGTTTGATCCTGGCTCAGGACGAACGCTGGCGGCGTGCCTAATACATGCAAGTAGGACGCACAGTTTATACCGTAGCTTGCTACACCATAGACTGTGAGTTGCGAACGGGTGAGTAACGCGTAGGTAACCTGCCTATTAGAGGGGGATAACTATTGGAAACGATAGCTAATACCGCATAACAGTATGTAACACATGTTAGATGCTTAAAAGATGCAATTGCATCGCTAGTAGATGGACCTGCGTTGTATTAGCTAGTAGGTAGGGTAAAGGCCTACCTAGGCAACGATACATAGCCGACCTGAGAGGGTGATCGGCCACACTGGGACTGAGACACGGCCCAGACTCCTACGGGAGGCAGCAGTAGGGAATCTTCGGCAATGGGGGGAACCCTGACCGAGCAACGCCGCGTGAGTGAAGAAGGTTTTCGGATCGTAAAGCTCTGTTGTTAAGGAAGAACGAGTGTGAGAATGGAAAGTTCATGCTGTGACGGTACTTAACCAGAAAGGGACGGCTAACTACGTGCCAGCAGCCGCGGTAATACGTAGGTCCCGAGCGTTGTCCGGATTTATTGGGCGTAAAGCGAGCGCAGGCGGTTAGAAAAGTCTGAAGTGAAAGGCAGTGGCTCAACCATTGTAGGCTTTGGAAACTGTTTAACTTGAGTGCAGAAGGGGAGAGTGGAATTCCATGTGTAGCGGTGAAATGCGTAGATATATGGAGGAACACCGGTGGCGAAAGCGGCTCTCTGGTCTGTAACTGACGCTGAGGCTCGAAAGCGTGGGGAGCGAACAGGATTAGATACCCTGGTAGTCCACGCCGTAAACGATGAGTGCTAGGTGTTAGGTCCTTTCCGGGACTTAGTGCCGCAGCTAACGCATTAAGCACTCCGCCTGGGGAGTACGACCGCAAGGTTGAAACTCAAAGGAATTGACGGGGGCCCGCACAAGCGGTGGAGCATGTGGTTTAATTCGAAGCAACGCGAAGAACCTTACCAGGTCTTGACATCCCGATGCTATTTCTAGAGATAGGAAGTTTCTTCGGAACATCGGTGACAGGTGGTGCATGGTTGTCGTCAGCTCGTGTCGTGAGATGTTGGGTTAAGTCCCGCAACGAGCGCAACCCTTATTGTTAGTTGCCATCATTGAGTTGGGCACTCTAGCGAGACTGCCGGTAATAAACCGGAGGAAGGTGGGGATGACGTCAAATCATCATGCCCCTTATGACCTGGGCTACACACGTGCTACAATGGCTGGTACAACGAGTCGCAAGCCGGTGACGGCAAGCTAATCTCTGAAAGCCAGTCTCAGTTCGGATTGTAGGCTGCAACTCGCCTACATGAAGTCGGAATCGCTAGTAATCGCGGATCAGCACGCCGCGGTGAATACGTTCCCGGGCCTTGTACACACCGCCCGTCACACCACGAGAGTTTGTAACACCCGAAGTCGGTGAGGTAACCGTAAGGAGCCAGCCGCCTAAGGTGGGATAGATGATTGGGGTGAAGTCGTAACAAGGTAGCCGTATCGGAAGGTGCGGCTGGATCACCTCCTTTCTAAGGAAAACGGAAGCCATTGAGTTTGTCTTGTTTAGTTTTGAGAGGTCTTGTGGGGCCTTAGCTCAGCTAAGGAGAACGCCAGTTCGCCTTTGTCGAAGCGTTAGCGCACGACAGGGACCAGCGGTAACTTAACAATAGAGTATCGCGAAAAAATAAAATAGAGTACAACTATGTATTGTACGGGGCCTTAGCTCAGCTGGGAGAGCGCCTGCTTTGCACGCAGGAGGTCAGCGGTTCGATCCCGCTAGGCTCCATTAGGATAGAATCCTACTGAACTTAATAAAGAAGTGAAGTTGAATACGAGACTAACTTCTTAGGAAAAAAGATAAACTTCCTTGTGTTCATGGAACACAGCGTCAGTTTCCTATTTTTCTACAGAAGTTTTCGCAAGCGAACCGTCTCTGAATATCCTAAATTTAGCACATTGAAAATTGAATAACGATATCAAATAGTAACAAGAAAATAAACCGAAACGCTGTGAATATTAATGAGTATATGACTGAGAGGTCAAAAATAAGGTTAAGTTAGTAAGGGCGCACGGTGGATGCCTTGGCACTAGGAGCCGAAGAAGGACGTGACAAACGACGAAATGCCTTGGGGAGCTGTAAGTAAGCGTAGATCCAGGGATGTCCGAATGGGGGAACCCAACAGGTAGATGCCTGTTACCCGTATCTGTTAAGGATATGAGGAGGAAGACGCAGTGAACTGAAACATCTAAGTAGCTGCAGGAAGAGAAAGCAAAAGCGATTGCCTGAGTAGCGGCGAGCGAAAGGGCAAGAGGGCAAACCGAGAAGTTTACTTCTCGGGGTTGTAGGACTGCGATGTGGACTTAAAGATTATAGAAGAAGACCTTGGGAAGGGTTGCCAGAGAGAGTAAGAGCCTCGTATTTTAAATAATCTTTATACCTAGCAGGATCCTGAGTACGGCGGGACACGAGGAATCCCGTCGGAAGCTGGGAGGACCATCTCCCAACCCTAAATACTCCCTAGTGACCGATAGTGAACCAGTACCGTGAGGGAAAGGTGAAAAGCACCCCGGGAGGGGAGTGAAAGAGAACCTGAAACCGTGTGCCTACAACAAGTTCGAGCCCGTTAATGGGTGAGAGCGTGCCTTTTGTAGAATGAACCGGCGAGTTACGTTATGATGCGAGGTTAAGTTGAAGAGACGGAGCCGTAGGGAAACCGAGTCTGAAGAGGGCGCCATAGTATCATGATGTAGACCCGAAACCATGTGACCTACCCATGAGCAGGTTGAAGGTGAGGTAAAACTCACTGGAGGACCGCACCAGGGCACGTTGAAAAGTGCTTGGATGACTTGTGGGTAGCGGAGAAATTCCAAACGAACTTGGAGATAGCTGGTTCTCTCCGAAATAGCTTTAGGGCTAGCGTCGACAGAAAGATTCTTGGAGGTAGAGCACTGTTTGGGTGAGGGGTCCATCCCGGATTACCAATCTCAGATAAACTCCGAATGCCAATGAATTATGGTCGGCAGTCAGACTGCGAGTGCTAAGATCCGTAGTCGAAAGGGAAACAGCCCAGACCACCAGCTAAGGTCCCAAAATAATTGTTAAGTGGAAAAGGATGTGGGGTTGCACAGACAACTAGGATGTTAGCTTAGAAGCAGCTATTCATTCAAAGAGTGCGTAATAGCTCACTAGTCGAGTGACCCTGCGCCGAAAATGTACCGGGGCTAAAACAATTTACCGAAGCTGTGGATCCTTTAGGGGATGGTAGGAGAGCGTTCTATGTGTGGTGAAGGTGTACCGTGAGGAGCGCTGGAACGCATAGAAGTGAGAATGCCGGTATGAGTAGCGCAAGACAGGTGAGAATCCTGTCCACCGTAAGACTAAGGTTTCCAGGGGAAGGCTCGTCCGCCCT is a window from the Streptococcus anginosus subsp. whileyi MAS624 genome containing:
- a CDS encoding methionine ABC transporter permease, translating into MENFIQTYLPNVYRMGWSGQAGWGTAIYLTLYMTVISFIIGGLLGLIAGLFLVLTAPGGVLENKIVFWILDKITSIFRAIPFILLLAVLSPFSHLIVGTSIGPNAAIVPLSFAVFAFFARQVQVVLAELDGGVIEAAQASGATFGDLVGAYLREGLPDLIRVTTVTLISLVGETAMAGAVGAGGIGNVAIAYGFNRYNNDVTILATVIIIVLIFAIQFAGDFLTRKLSHK